The sequence below is a genomic window from Cyanobacteriota bacterium.
CCCGATCCCAAGCATCAAGTGCACATTAGGTCCGGTGATATCAGCATCCAAAACTCCAACTTTGTGTCCGAGCTTGCTTAAAGCTATTGCCAAATTAATTGAGCAAGTAGTCTTGCCAACTCCACCCTTGCCGCTATTGACTGCAATAATATGCTTGATACCTGCTACCGGGCTCTTAGGAGCGATACTGCCTCTATTGGCTAAACCGCCAATTGGATTGTGACCAGCACCGTTGGCTGCTGCTGGCGTCGCTGCAGGTCCTTGAGTCGTATAAACATCAAGCTCACTAAAACCCTCTGACTTAAGTCTCGCTTCAACTTCATTAATAATCTGTTGTTTCTTAGATTGATCGTTTGGATTAGTTAAAACCAAATTAAAAACGACTTTGGTATCATTCTGCACACTAATATCCTTAAACTGATCAGCGCT
It includes:
- a CDS encoding P-loop NTPase, producing the protein MFGNNKVKKATKIIASILSADQFKDISVQNDTKVVFNLVLTNPNDQSKKQQIINEVEARLKSEGFSELDVYTTQGPAATPAAANGAGHNPIGGLANRGSIAPKSPVAGIKHIIAVNSGKGGVGKTTCSINLAIALSKLGHKVGVLDADITGPNVHLMLGIG